In Oscillatoria acuminata PCC 6304, a single window of DNA contains:
- a CDS encoding DUF2062 domain-containing protein, which yields MLHKHPLPINSRRTQIKRVRSASLFSKRQRSRSRWQRFWRYYYWRLVRQKGSPEFLARGLAAGVFAGLFPLFGLQTILGVALAILFRGNKWMAVAGTWVSNPLTYGPIFWLNFEVGQWLLKSHEVFELERIQSTKALLEVGADFLIILFVGCLVMASFSAFLSYFLGLKLIRRWRTLNRGWRRRHHAGR from the coding sequence ATGTTACATAAACACCCGTTGCCGATCAACTCCCGGAGGACCCAAATCAAGCGCGTTCGTTCTGCTTCTCTGTTCTCTAAACGCCAACGTTCCCGGAGTCGATGGCAGCGGTTCTGGCGTTACTATTACTGGCGTTTAGTCCGGCAAAAGGGGAGTCCGGAATTCCTCGCAAGAGGATTGGCAGCAGGGGTATTTGCGGGTTTATTTCCTTTATTTGGACTGCAAACGATTCTGGGGGTTGCTTTAGCGATTCTGTTTCGTGGCAATAAATGGATGGCGGTTGCGGGAACTTGGGTCAGCAATCCCTTAACTTATGGGCCGATATTTTGGCTCAATTTTGAAGTGGGTCAATGGTTGCTGAAATCTCATGAAGTGTTTGAACTAGAACGCATTCAGTCTACGAAAGCCTTACTCGAAGTTGGGGCGGACTTCCTAATTATTCTTTTTGTAGGCTGTCTGGTAATGGCGAGTTTTAGTGCCTTTTTAAGCTACTTTTTGGGGCTTAAATTGATTCGCCGTTGGCGGACTCTTAACCGGGGTTGGCGTCGCCGACACCATGCAGGACGCTAA
- a CDS encoding Uma2 family endonuclease has translation MIPGDKLLAVSSKFIQIYMTPEDYFAGEEISPIRREYIRGEVYAMSASTPVHNMITLNLATLIRKQVRGTECYAFVQDIKIRIETADVFYYPDLTVTCDPRDQQFTDSFIRYPCLIVEVLSESTEAFDRGDKFADYRQIETLKEYLVISQTRPSVECFRRNHSGRWELYSYQGQEQIRLTSLNLVIDMATLYEDVW, from the coding sequence TTGATTCCAGGTGACAAACTTTTAGCCGTTTCTAGTAAATTCATCCAAATTTATATGACGCCGGAAGATTATTTCGCAGGAGAAGAAATCAGCCCGATTCGTCGCGAATACATTCGAGGGGAAGTCTATGCAATGTCAGCCTCTACCCCAGTTCATAACATGATTACCCTCAATTTGGCAACCCTCATCAGAAAACAGGTTCGCGGGACGGAATGTTATGCATTTGTGCAAGATATCAAAATTAGAATCGAAACCGCTGATGTTTTCTATTATCCTGACTTAACCGTGACTTGTGACCCTCGCGATCAGCAGTTCACCGATTCTTTTATTCGCTATCCCTGCTTAATTGTCGAAGTGCTATCCGAGTCTACTGAAGCATTCGACCGAGGGGATAAATTTGCAGATTATCGCCAAATTGAAACCCTAAAAGAGTATCTAGTCATTAGTCAAACTCGCCCCAGTGTCGAGTGTTTTCGGCGCAATCACAGCGGACGATGGGAATTATATAGTTATCAGGGCCAAGAACAAATCCGGTTAACTAGCCTGAATCTGGTGATTGATATGGCGACCCTTTATGAAGATGTTTGGTAA
- a CDS encoding beta-propeller domain-containing protein, which translates to MAGMIAAMAIVAGGLGPVSFSGRFEGWELQALASESPLFNPPLAIGEVTATAKDITVFISGPISGSGAIVHRQGNVYTVLTTKTVVSGRGVYEVVTGDGRRYSVSPEGVILLPLVDLAVLQFTSSETYPVAQLAEPSDSQIYLTVANQPQTTLFAAGNLVSTAGTNLSDGYDLLYNSALQSAGSGGPVVDRWGRLIGIQGRFNTQSPTVNSAIAVSNFLRLAPTVGLNLGWRGWILSNIIQPGSKPRAIALSSDGTLLATDGGYNRIQLWDWQSSQLNATLTGHNSEVNSLAISPNKQILVSGDQQGQAIIWNLRTGQIANTITRSRPNLSNPITSVAITANGQTLITGSNQGIELWEINTGRLVLTLPESGEANAIAISPDSRTLVSGHLDNTVKVWNLLNGNLVQTLPAGERGFIVESVAISPDGNTIAAGTYREIRLWNLERGIRQRTIVAHCDLCYVYDLAFTRDGTGIISTSEDGTKIWNIADGTLLRTLDGSAKTFALSGDRTLILGGDTLRIWQVP; encoded by the coding sequence ATGGCAGGAATGATAGCGGCAATGGCGATCGTTGCTGGGGGATTGGGTCCGGTTTCCTTTTCCGGGAGGTTTGAGGGGTGGGAGTTGCAGGCGTTGGCGTCGGAGTCTCCCCTGTTTAATCCACCTCTGGCAATTGGGGAGGTAACGGCGACTGCCAAGGATATCACGGTGTTTATTTCGGGTCCGATATCGGGTTCCGGGGCGATCGTCCATCGTCAGGGGAATGTTTATACAGTTCTGACGACCAAGACGGTGGTTTCTGGCCGGGGTGTATATGAGGTGGTCACGGGCGATGGCCGACGCTATTCGGTTAGTCCGGAGGGGGTCATCCTGCTGCCTCTGGTAGATTTAGCTGTCTTACAATTTACCAGTTCTGAAACTTATCCCGTGGCGCAGTTGGCCGAACCCTCGGACTCGCAAATTTATCTCACCGTTGCTAATCAACCCCAAACGACGTTGTTCGCTGCGGGAAATTTAGTGTCTACGGCGGGAACAAATCTCTCGGATGGATACGATTTACTGTATAATAGTGCTTTGCAATCTGCTGGGAGTGGCGGTCCGGTGGTGGACCGTTGGGGACGGTTGATTGGGATTCAGGGTCGGTTTAATACCCAGTCTCCTACGGTTAATTCTGCCATTGCCGTGAGTAATTTTTTGCGATTAGCGCCCACGGTGGGGTTAAATTTGGGATGGCGGGGTTGGATTTTGTCTAATATTATCCAACCGGGAAGCAAACCCAGGGCGATCGCCTTGAGTTCGGATGGTACTCTGTTGGCAACCGATGGCGGATACAATCGGATTCAGTTATGGGATTGGCAGTCGAGTCAGTTGAACGCTACCTTGACGGGACATAATAGTGAGGTAAATTCCCTGGCGATTAGTCCCAATAAACAGATTTTAGTCAGTGGCGATCAACAGGGTCAGGCGATCATTTGGAATTTGCGAACGGGACAAATTGCCAATACTATCACGCGATCGCGCCCGAATCTCTCCAATCCGATTACCTCCGTAGCGATTACTGCTAATGGTCAAACGTTAATCACCGGGAGTAATCAAGGGATTGAACTGTGGGAGATTAACACGGGACGCTTGGTTTTGACTTTGCCTGAGTCTGGGGAGGCGAATGCGATCGCCATTAGTCCAGACAGTCGCACATTAGTCAGTGGTCATCTGGATAATACGGTGAAAGTGTGGAACTTGCTGAATGGCAACTTAGTGCAGACTCTACCTGCGGGAGAACGGGGATTTATTGTTGAATCCGTTGCCATCAGTCCCGATGGGAACACCATTGCTGCTGGAACCTATCGCGAGATTCGACTCTGGAATTTGGAACGGGGAATTCGCCAGCGCACGATTGTGGCTCATTGTGATTTATGCTATGTGTATGATTTGGCCTTTACTCGGGATGGAACGGGGATTATTTCTACCAGTGAAGATGGGACAAAAATCTGGAATATAGCCGATGGAACATTGTTGCGGACCCTAGATGGGTCGGCGAAAACCTTTGCCTTAAGTGGCGATCGCACCCTGATTTTAGGCGGGGATACCCTGCGAATTTGGCAAGTTCCGTAA
- a CDS encoding S-layer homology domain-containing protein: MKGWQKFQGPRLFRALGVALGETPVTPRLRPRDPIRVLTVVFGLMLPVGMMESAEAQSTYTDITNHWARTCIETLAERDILAVFSSETFRPEDPIQRVEFASVVRKAFPNVEPVRDPIEFIDLPTDYWGREIVQDAYRSGFISPYSGRAFNPTQVIPRWQAIALLTTGLRYKSPENGLEMVEASLADWEGIPDYARGAIAAGIQNRLVVNYPDPRTLNPTEPLSRGELASMICQVQEDIGAIALVPQQYVASPDAIATAETPTAETPTAETPTAETPTVETPTAETPTAETPTPPTPIAAGNQRWQTAVLTNVLNFQPTGITPDSQVEQCVTDTSGTPRCESISASMDATAIAIDGQGFVMASGHRGADLAPINLWDLRTGDRIRTLEGHRGRVGALAIAPNGQWALSGGGDGEIKIWDIRTGTLTQTLTGHTNEVTGLEIASNGNTAISSSRDRTVKLWDLNTGEVLRTLEDRQTAMLDVAVSSDGRMAASSSEDGLVRLWNLQSGELIRTISADINAVRTLAFSPNGQTLATGGEGTIRLWNIANGDLVRTIARNPEATFFEVAFSNDGETLVGTVQEGDISAIRIWDVRTGALLHFFPTAAAAIALTPDGQTLVGGGWDIKIWRMP, from the coding sequence ATGAAGGGTTGGCAGAAATTCCAGGGACCAAGACTTTTTCGGGCACTGGGTGTTGCCTTGGGGGAAACACCTGTTACTCCACGGTTACGCCCCCGGGACCCCATCCGGGTGTTAACGGTGGTGTTTGGGTTGATGCTGCCGGTGGGTATGATGGAATCGGCAGAGGCCCAGTCTACCTATACAGATATTACAAACCATTGGGCGCGGACTTGTATTGAAACCCTTGCGGAACGGGATATTCTTGCGGTGTTTTCCTCAGAGACCTTTCGCCCAGAGGACCCAATCCAGCGGGTGGAGTTTGCCTCGGTGGTTCGCAAAGCGTTCCCGAATGTTGAACCTGTTCGGGATCCGATTGAATTTATTGATCTTCCGACGGATTATTGGGGGCGGGAAATCGTCCAGGATGCTTATCGGAGTGGGTTTATTTCTCCTTATTCTGGACGCGCTTTTAACCCAACTCAGGTGATTCCCCGTTGGCAGGCGATCGCCTTGTTAACCACTGGTTTGCGCTACAAATCACCGGAAAATGGGTTAGAGATGGTCGAGGCATCTCTGGCGGATTGGGAAGGGATTCCCGACTATGCCCGAGGGGCGATCGCCGCAGGAATTCAAAACCGTTTGGTGGTCAATTATCCCGATCCTCGGACTTTAAACCCTACGGAACCCCTCTCCCGAGGTGAATTGGCATCGATGATTTGTCAAGTCCAGGAAGATATTGGTGCCATTGCTTTAGTCCCTCAACAGTATGTGGCCTCACCGGATGCGATCGCCACCGCAGAAACACCAACCGCAGAAACACCAACCGCAGAAACACCAACCGCAGAAACACCAACCGTAGAAACACCAACCGCAGAAACACCAACCGCAGAAACACCAACCCCTCCGACGCCGATCGCCGCAGGGAATCAACGGTGGCAAACTGCTGTCTTGACCAATGTTTTGAACTTCCAACCCACGGGAATCACCCCGGATTCTCAGGTGGAACAATGCGTTACCGATACCAGCGGAACCCCTCGCTGTGAGTCGATTTCGGCCTCAATGGATGCAACGGCGATCGCCATTGATGGTCAAGGATTTGTCATGGCGAGTGGACATCGCGGGGCGGATTTGGCCCCGATCAATCTTTGGGACTTGAGAACTGGGGACCGGATTCGTACCCTAGAGGGACATCGGGGAAGAGTCGGGGCCTTGGCGATCGCCCCCAATGGACAATGGGCCTTGAGTGGGGGTGGCGATGGAGAAATTAAGATTTGGGATATCAGAACCGGGACTTTAACTCAAACCCTCACCGGACATACCAACGAAGTGACAGGATTGGAGATCGCCTCGAATGGGAATACCGCCATCAGCAGCAGTCGCGATCGCACAGTAAAACTCTGGGATTTGAATACCGGCGAAGTCCTGCGGACCCTGGAAGATCGCCAAACGGCGATGTTGGATGTGGCGGTGAGTTCCGATGGTCGAATGGCCGCCAGTAGTAGTGAGGATGGACTGGTTCGCCTGTGGAATCTCCAAAGTGGGGAGTTAATTCGGACTATTTCTGCGGATATTAATGCCGTCAGAACTCTCGCTTTTAGTCCCAATGGTCAGACTTTGGCAACAGGTGGAGAGGGAACGATTCGTTTGTGGAATATTGCGAATGGGGATTTAGTTCGCACGATCGCCCGCAATCCGGAGGCAACCTTTTTTGAAGTGGCCTTTAGTAATGATGGGGAAACTTTGGTGGGAACGGTTCAAGAAGGGGACATCAGTGCGATTCGGATTTGGGATGTGAGAACCGGGGCGTTACTGCACTTTTTCCCGACGGCAGCGGCGGCGATCGCGTTAACTCCCGATGGTCAAACGTTGGTGGGTGGGGGTTGGGATATTAAAATTTGGCGGATGCCTTGA
- a CDS encoding class I SAM-dependent methyltransferase produces the protein MLNSQSSVPKIIIPDELLPPKELRLSVGGSFKAIGTEFFRYFIEIAGLQPDEAVLDVGCGVGRMAVPLTQYLSDRGRYEGFDIVESAITWCQSVISPRYPNFQFQRADLYNQYYNPTGQAQANTYRFPYSDNHFDFVFLTSVFTHILPDGIENYLREISRVLKPGGRALITAFLLNKDSLYCLESGLSALEFTEIFENYRLADKIFPESAVAYEEQFFITLAEQVGLRVNSPIYYGCWCGREDFLSFQDILLMGKS, from the coding sequence ATGCTAAATTCTCAATCCTCTGTTCCAAAAATTATCATTCCTGATGAGTTGCTTCCGCCCAAGGAACTGCGGTTGTCCGTGGGGGGAAGTTTTAAGGCGATCGGGACGGAATTTTTTCGCTATTTTATAGAAATAGCGGGTTTACAGCCGGATGAAGCGGTGCTGGATGTGGGCTGTGGGGTGGGACGGATGGCGGTTCCTCTGACCCAGTATTTGAGCGATCGCGGCAGGTATGAAGGATTTGATATTGTTGAATCCGCAATCACTTGGTGCCAATCTGTGATTTCTCCCCGGTATCCAAATTTTCAGTTTCAACGGGCAGATTTGTACAATCAATATTACAATCCCACCGGACAGGCACAGGCGAACACCTATCGCTTTCCCTATTCAGACAATCACTTTGATTTTGTCTTCCTAACTTCGGTATTTACTCATATTTTGCCCGATGGAATTGAAAACTATTTACGAGAAATTTCCCGGGTGCTTAAACCAGGAGGACGAGCGCTGATTACCGCTTTTTTATTAAACAAAGACTCATTGTATTGCTTGGAATCGGGTCTGAGTGCCCTGGAATTTACAGAAATTTTTGAGAACTATCGACTGGCGGATAAAATATTCCCCGAGTCAGCAGTTGCTTATGAGGAACAGTTTTTTATCACCCTTGCCGAACAAGTTGGATTAAGGGTTAATTCACCGATTTATTACGGTTGTTGGTGTGGACGAGAAGACTTTTTAAGTTTTCAAGATATTCTGTTGATGGGTAAATCTTAA
- a CDS encoding homoserine dehydrogenase — MTFKIGLLGLGTVGAGTAQILLDSVGRHPLLQELEIARVGVRSPDKPRDIDLPAGILTTDLESIVTDPEIDIVVELIGGLEPARSLMLQAIASGKHVVTANKAAIALHGAEIFTAANEKGVYVMLEAAVGGGIPVIQPLKQSLGSNRIQGVMGIINGTTNYILTRMQLEGADFEAVLADAQKLGYAEADPTADVDGLDAADKIAILASLAFGGRIKREQVYAEGIRQVSAEDIAYAEKLGFVIKLLAIAKREEGPTPQIQTDVEDRLQLRVHPTLVPKQHPLANVNGVYNAIFVEGDPIGQVMFYGRGAGAGPTASAVVADILNVAAVLKTETEPIPHPLLSCSHQHYCAIAPMEDVVTRFYARFLTQDSPGVIGELGTIFGKNGVSLESVVQIGMRENQAEIVVVTHDVKEGNFNHALAEIRNLEAIVSIPSLLRVL, encoded by the coding sequence GTGACTTTCAAAATTGGTTTACTGGGATTGGGAACGGTGGGCGCAGGAACGGCGCAGATCTTGCTTGACTCCGTAGGACGGCATCCGTTGTTGCAAGAGTTGGAAATTGCTCGGGTGGGGGTGCGATCGCCGGATAAACCCCGGGATATTGACCTTCCTGCCGGTATTTTAACCACGGATTTAGAATCAATCGTCACGGATCCTGAGATTGATATTGTGGTGGAGTTGATTGGTGGGTTGGAACCGGCGCGATCGCTGATGTTACAGGCGATCGCCTCTGGCAAGCACGTTGTCACTGCCAACAAAGCGGCGATCGCCCTGCATGGTGCAGAAATCTTCACTGCTGCCAATGAAAAGGGCGTCTATGTCATGTTAGAGGCGGCAGTGGGAGGCGGTATCCCGGTGATTCAACCCCTGAAGCAGTCTTTGGGAAGCAACCGCATCCAAGGGGTGATGGGTATCATTAATGGCACCACCAACTACATCCTCACTCGGATGCAACTGGAAGGGGCGGATTTTGAGGCGGTGCTCGCGGATGCTCAAAAATTGGGTTATGCGGAAGCGGACCCCACGGCAGATGTGGATGGTTTGGATGCTGCCGATAAAATCGCAATTCTGGCATCCTTGGCATTTGGGGGACGAATCAAGCGTGAACAAGTTTATGCCGAAGGGATTCGTCAGGTGAGTGCAGAAGATATCGCTTATGCCGAAAAACTGGGGTTTGTGATTAAGTTGCTGGCGATCGCCAAGCGCGAAGAAGGTCCTACTCCTCAAATTCAAACTGATGTTGAAGATCGCTTACAGTTGAGAGTGCATCCGACATTGGTCCCGAAACAACATCCCTTGGCGAATGTAAATGGGGTTTATAACGCTATTTTTGTGGAAGGGGACCCGATTGGACAGGTGATGTTTTATGGACGAGGGGCCGGTGCAGGTCCCACGGCAAGCGCGGTGGTGGCGGATATTTTAAATGTGGCGGCAGTGTTGAAAACGGAAACGGAACCGATACCTCATCCGTTGTTAAGCTGTTCTCATCAACATTACTGTGCGATCGCCCCGATGGAAGATGTGGTAACGCGCTTTTATGCCCGATTTTTGACTCAGGATAGTCCCGGGGTCATCGGGGAATTGGGGACAATTTTTGGCAAAAATGGCGTCAGTCTCGAATCCGTGGTGCAAATTGGGATGCGGGAAAATCAGGCGGAAATTGTGGTGGTTACCCATGATGTGAAAGAAGGTAATTTTAATCATGCCTTAGCTGAAATTCGCAATTTGGAGGCGATCGTTTCTATTCCTAGTTTGTTGCGCGTTCTTTAG
- a CDS encoding type II toxin-antitoxin system VapC family toxin, translating into MIYLDTHVVVWLYAGLTDKFSDLAKSLINAQTPYISPMVRLELKYLYEIGRIGELPDLIIADLSHVLGLKICQEDFNQVIGYSLGLDWTRDPFDRLIVAQAALNGNILLTKDTKILANYAQAKWE; encoded by the coding sequence TTGATCTACCTTGATACTCATGTCGTAGTTTGGCTCTATGCGGGATTAACAGACAAATTCAGTGACTTGGCGAAGTCTTTGATTAATGCTCAGACTCCCTATATTTCACCGATGGTACGTTTGGAGTTAAAATATCTCTATGAAATCGGACGAATTGGCGAACTCCCTGACCTGATTATTGCTGATTTGAGTCATGTCCTTGGTTTGAAGATTTGTCAGGAAGATTTTAATCAAGTGATTGGTTATAGTCTGGGATTAGATTGGACTCGTGATCCCTTTGATCGCCTCATTGTGGCTCAGGCAGCCCTCAATGGGAATATTTTACTGACAAAAGATACCAAGATTTTAGCTAACTATGCTCAAGCAAAATGGGAATAA
- a CDS encoding type II toxin-antitoxin system prevent-host-death family antitoxin, protein MKSITPKELSGNLENLLDEVLRTGIPLEIERGGKRLRIIPVEPLDKLEKLVHRPHVILGDPDTLVESNWEQEVNLDLP, encoded by the coding sequence ATGAAAAGTATTACCCCTAAAGAATTAAGCGGGAATCTTGAAAATTTGCTCGACGAAGTTTTAAGAACTGGGATACCTCTGGAGATTGAACGCGGAGGGAAACGGCTTCGTATCATTCCCGTAGAACCCTTAGACAAGTTAGAGAAATTGGTACATCGTCCCCATGTTATTTTAGGCGATCCTGATACTCTGGTCGAGAGCAATTGGGAGCAGGAGGTTAATCTTGATCTACCTTGA
- a CDS encoding Uma2 family endonuclease, with amino-acid sequence MTQLTTDISTQTLTFEEYLFYQGKPDVMYELYRGQLIAMPIPPGLHTRICSFLTALFQRYIVTHDLPLVATGLTGVRTEDNTSRIPDVVICYAELWDRVCRRKGAGVLDFEEKPVMVIEVTSDNWQEDYIRKRAEYAMANIPEYWIIDPNQSKIQVCFNPNNEKGYEELEFLPGQDLHLVQFPDFILPVNRIFSPPLVTDLIRQEQAERKQLEERVQEQRQRVQEQPQGVQEERQRADRLAQRLRDMGIDPDAV; translated from the coding sequence ATGACGCAGTTAACGACCGACATTTCTACCCAGACTTTGACTTTTGAAGAATATTTATTCTATCAGGGGAAACCCGATGTTATGTATGAGTTATACCGGGGTCAACTCATTGCAATGCCAATACCGCCCGGATTGCACACCCGAATTTGTAGTTTTTTAACGGCCCTATTTCAGCGTTATATTGTAACTCACGATTTACCGTTAGTGGCAACGGGGTTGACTGGAGTCCGAACCGAAGACAATACCTCACGAATTCCCGATGTGGTCATCTGTTATGCGGAACTTTGGGACCGAGTTTGTAGGAGAAAAGGTGCAGGCGTCTTAGATTTTGAAGAAAAACCTGTGATGGTTATAGAAGTCACGAGCGATAATTGGCAGGAAGATTATATCCGCAAGCGCGCCGAATATGCTATGGCAAATATTCCAGAATATTGGATTATAGACCCGAATCAGTCGAAAATTCAAGTTTGTTTTAACCCGAACAATGAGAAGGGGTATGAAGAGTTAGAATTTTTGCCAGGACAGGATCTTCATTTGGTGCAGTTTCCTGACTTTATTTTACCTGTAAATCGTATTTTTTCTCCTCCGCTGGTGACCGATTTAATCCGCCAAGAACAAGCCGAACGAAAACAGTTAGAAGAACGGGTTCAAGAGCAACGTCAACGGGTTCAAGAGCAACCTCAAGGGGTTCAAGAGGAACGTCAACGGGCCGATCGCCTTGCCCAACGCTTACGAGATATGGGGATAGATCCGGATGCAGTTTAG
- a CDS encoding acyltransferase translates to MTIQTYTEHFQNKKALKFALGWRFFHLLEEIEMALVQWVPSSIGAGLRGLVYKTIFGKLGKGVCIKTGVEFFCAYRMQIGHKVSIGRDVRIRSVGPKDKIQIGDGVSFDRGVDIKAHGNQKGIEIGDRTYIGPYTCLSGGKLKIGKDCLIASHSSIYSNNHIFANVGQNINQQGNSYEGITIEDNCWLGTGVKVMDGVTIGEGSIIGAGAIVTKNIPPYSIAVGVPAKVISSRRESVGV, encoded by the coding sequence ATGACGATTCAAACTTATACAGAACATTTTCAAAATAAAAAGGCTTTAAAATTTGCCCTGGGGTGGCGGTTCTTTCATTTATTAGAAGAAATAGAAATGGCCTTGGTTCAGTGGGTGCCCTCTTCCATTGGTGCGGGGTTACGGGGACTGGTTTATAAAACAATTTTCGGAAAATTGGGCAAAGGGGTTTGCATCAAAACCGGGGTAGAATTTTTCTGTGCCTATCGGATGCAAATCGGTCATAAAGTCTCAATAGGGCGGGATGTTAGAATCCGCAGCGTTGGACCTAAAGATAAAATTCAAATTGGGGATGGTGTTTCTTTTGATCGCGGGGTGGATATCAAAGCACATGGCAATCAAAAGGGTATTGAAATTGGCGATCGCACCTATATTGGTCCCTATACCTGTCTCTCCGGGGGCAAACTTAAAATAGGCAAAGACTGTTTAATCGCTTCCCATTCGAGTATTTACTCTAATAATCATATTTTTGCCAACGTCGGTCAGAATATTAACCAACAAGGGAATAGTTATGAAGGGATCACCATTGAAGACAATTGCTGGTTAGGAACCGGGGTCAAAGTCATGGATGGTGTCACCATTGGCGAAGGCAGCATCATCGGCGCAGGGGCGATCGTCACTAAAAATATTCCTCCCTATTCCATTGCTGTAGGCGTTCCGGCGAAAGTTATTTCTTCCCGCCGAGAATCGGTAGGAGTTTGA
- a CDS encoding alkaline phosphatase family protein, with protein sequence MKKSIKNSVIAIGLDAAEPDLLETWMDQGYLSHLKQLKDRGAYGRLTNLEHYKAETPWTTFLTGCLPEKTGYWSPIKFHEGSYNVSDIGAYDFQEYPPFYALGDEYRVAVFDVPQSRLCDRVNGEQVLAWGAHSPQTPSLSHPPELLNQLNRDYGKHPALHRDHGDWWDKAYLSRLQKNLHQGITRRGAIVRNLLKQERWDLLLTVFGETHSAGHDLWYLSQPDHPLYEHKLESAADDPMLAVFESVDRTLGNLLAEVPEDSYLVIFSAHGSGNNTTDVPSMLFLPEFLYRFSFPGKVAIASGTAGTIPEAIVSAPRRKTWTGEIWERKYSPNPLKQLLRQQLPSQVHPLLDRLLGTFGEAPLGSPEQLRQQGNPLFWQPSTWYSPLWPQMKAFAIPSYSEGYIRINLAGREPNGIVSPEEYDGLCQELTAQLYAWTNARTGGPVVKKVIYTPPNSGTRPDADLVVVWHDTPADVIDCGQYGRIGPVPYRRTGSHRNRGFLNITGPGIRPGTQLREGHGVDLAPTLLHLMNAPIPDYYEGISLVENSVVVA encoded by the coding sequence ATGAAAAAGAGCATAAAAAATTCAGTGATTGCGATCGGCCTTGATGCAGCGGAACCCGACCTGTTAGAAACCTGGATGGACCAGGGATATTTAAGTCATCTCAAACAGTTGAAAGACCGAGGGGCTTATGGTCGCTTGACCAACTTAGAACATTACAAAGCCGAAACCCCTTGGACGACATTTTTAACCGGATGCTTACCTGAAAAAACCGGATATTGGTCCCCGATAAAATTTCATGAAGGCAGCTACAATGTTTCTGACATAGGCGCGTATGATTTTCAGGAGTATCCGCCGTTTTATGCCTTGGGAGACGAGTATCGAGTCGCGGTATTTGATGTCCCCCAATCTCGCTTGTGCGATCGCGTCAATGGGGAGCAAGTTTTGGCCTGGGGTGCTCATTCCCCGCAAACCCCCAGTCTCTCTCATCCCCCGGAATTGCTCAATCAGCTTAACCGGGACTATGGGAAACATCCGGCCCTCCATCGGGATCATGGGGATTGGTGGGACAAAGCCTATCTGTCTCGCTTGCAAAAAAACCTGCATCAAGGGATTACTCGGCGAGGGGCGATCGTCCGGAATTTACTCAAACAGGAACGGTGGGATCTGTTGTTAACCGTATTTGGGGAGACCCATTCTGCCGGACATGACTTGTGGTATCTGAGTCAACCGGACCACCCACTTTATGAACATAAGCTAGAATCGGCAGCGGATGACCCGATGCTGGCTGTCTTTGAATCGGTCGATCGCACCCTAGGTAACCTGTTAGCTGAAGTGCCAGAGGACAGTTATCTGGTGATATTTTCCGCCCACGGTAGCGGAAATAATACCACCGATGTTCCCAGTATGCTGTTTTTGCCTGAGTTTTTATATCGATTCAGCTTTCCGGGGAAAGTGGCGATCGCCTCGGGAACAGCCGGAACCATCCCCGAGGCGATCGTCAGCGCACCCAGGCGGAAAACCTGGACAGGGGAAATCTGGGAACGCAAATATAGCCCTAACCCCCTGAAACAACTCCTCCGGCAGCAACTCCCCAGTCAGGTCCACCCCCTACTCGATCGCCTCTTAGGAACCTTTGGAGAAGCGCCATTAGGTTCACCCGAACAGTTGCGCCAGCAAGGAAATCCCCTGTTCTGGCAACCCTCTACTTGGTATAGTCCATTATGGCCGCAAATGAAAGCCTTTGCTATCCCCAGCTATTCCGAAGGATACATCCGAATTAACCTAGCGGGTCGTGAACCCAACGGCATCGTCTCACCGGAGGAGTATGACGGATTGTGCCAAGAGTTAACCGCCCAACTCTATGCCTGGACCAATGCGCGCACCGGAGGTCCTGTCGTCAAAAAAGTGATTTACACCCCCCCCAACTCGGGCACCCGTCCCGATGCAGATTTAGTCGTCGTTTGGCATGACACCCCTGCCGATGTGATTGATTGTGGTCAATATGGGCGTATTGGTCCCGTCCCCTATCGCCGCACCGGCAGTCATCGCAACCGAGGATTTTTAAACATTACAGGGCCGGGAATTCGGCCTGGAACTCAACTGCGGGAGGGTCATGGGGTAGATTTAGCCCCGACCCTTCTCCATCTAATGAATGCGCCAATTCCTGACTATTATGAGGGCATTTCCTTAGTCGAAAACTCCGTGGTAGTCGCCTAA